The following are encoded in a window of Paenibacillaceae bacterium GAS479 genomic DNA:
- a CDS encoding S-adenosylmethionine--tRNA ribosyltransferase-isomerase — MNVEQYDFNLPEKLIAQTPLADRTASRLLTLDKGTGEIRDHAFRDLKQYLQAGDTLVVNDTRVIPARLLGLKEDTGAKAELLLLKQLHGDTWETLAKPAKKLKVGAVIVFGSGEDGEPLLRAVVESEGEMGGRTIRFQYDGIFQELLDRLGEMPLPPYIKERLDDRERYQTVYSRQSGSAAAPTAGLHFTEEFLQELQEMGVEVAPLTLHVGLGTFRPISADTIEEHVMHSEYYELSEATAAKLQQTRERGGRIVAVGTTSARTLETVANRFPEGLQACSGWTDIFIYPGYQFRAVDALLTNFHLPKSTLVMLVSALAGRDAVLNAYEHAVREEYRFFSFGDAMFIY; from the coding sequence ATGAATGTAGAACAGTACGATTTCAATTTACCGGAAAAGCTTATTGCCCAAACTCCACTTGCTGATCGCACGGCTTCACGGCTGCTCACTCTGGACAAGGGTACAGGTGAGATTCGCGATCATGCTTTCCGCGATCTCAAGCAGTATTTGCAAGCAGGGGATACGCTAGTAGTTAATGATACACGTGTCATCCCGGCCCGACTGCTCGGACTTAAGGAAGATACCGGCGCTAAGGCCGAGCTGCTGCTATTGAAGCAGTTGCATGGCGACACTTGGGAGACGCTAGCCAAGCCAGCCAAAAAGCTGAAAGTCGGCGCAGTCATCGTTTTTGGCAGCGGTGAGGACGGCGAGCCGTTGCTGCGCGCAGTCGTTGAGAGCGAGGGAGAGATGGGCGGACGCACGATCCGCTTCCAATATGATGGCATTTTCCAGGAGCTGCTGGATCGTCTTGGCGAAATGCCGCTACCCCCTTATATTAAGGAGCGCCTGGATGACCGCGAGCGATACCAGACGGTTTACTCTCGTCAGTCCGGCTCGGCTGCTGCTCCGACTGCGGGACTGCATTTTACCGAAGAGTTCCTGCAGGAGCTGCAGGAGATGGGCGTCGAAGTAGCGCCGCTTACGCTGCATGTCGGCCTCGGCACGTTCCGCCCGATTTCGGCGGATACAATCGAGGAGCATGTGATGCATTCCGAATATTACGAGTTGAGCGAGGCGACAGCGGCAAAGTTGCAGCAGACTCGTGAGCGCGGCGGCCGCATCGTAGCGGTTGGCACAACCTCGGCTCGTACGCTCGAAACTGTGGCCAATCGTTTCCCGGAAGGGCTGCAGGCTTGCAGCGGCTGGACCGATATTTTTATCTATCCGGGATACCAGTTCCGAGCCGTGGATGCGTTGCTGACCAATTTTCATCTACCTAAGTCAACCCTCGTCATGCTGGTCAGTGCGCTGGCCGGCCGCGATGCTGTATTAAACGCCTATGAGCATGCAGTCCGGGAGGAATACCGGTTCTTCAGCTTTGGCGATGCAATGTTTATCTATTAG